A DNA window from Pseudarthrobacter sp. W1I19 contains the following coding sequences:
- a CDS encoding fumarylacetoacetate hydrolase family protein, translating into MNTLKDFSSVLPEDADSALLIGRIWDPQASGPRVVALQGQDVYSLQSLAGTVSELLERPGLVADVRAAMASPQWSVSEIIGASLARDTTRPHLLAPVDLQVIKACGVTFVDSMVERVIEERCGGDASKAQQTRELVAKALGGSIASIRPGSPEAAEAKKVLIAEGLWSQYLEVGIGPDPEVFTKAPVLSSVGLGAQVGIPSFSRWNNPEPELVLVATSAGSVVGATLGNDVNLRDVEGRSALLLGKAKDNNASSALGPFIRLFDGGFTLDTLRDEEILLRVEGRDDGYVLEGRNSVARISRPFEELVAATRGRHHQYPDGFALYTGTLFAPTQDRDEPGQGFTHRMGDTVTIRSRHLGALVNQVGRAEDLPEWSFGLRQLFEYLHQQRLLAGAGAAR; encoded by the coding sequence GTGAACACATTGAAGGACTTCAGTTCCGTGCTCCCCGAGGACGCGGACTCCGCGCTCCTCATCGGCCGGATTTGGGACCCCCAAGCGTCCGGCCCGCGCGTCGTCGCCCTTCAGGGCCAGGACGTGTACAGCCTCCAGTCCCTCGCCGGGACGGTTTCGGAACTTCTCGAACGTCCCGGCCTGGTGGCGGATGTCCGGGCCGCAATGGCCTCGCCGCAATGGTCGGTTTCCGAGATCATCGGGGCGTCACTGGCCCGCGACACCACCCGGCCGCACCTGCTGGCGCCGGTGGACCTGCAGGTCATCAAGGCCTGCGGCGTGACGTTTGTGGACAGCATGGTCGAACGCGTCATCGAGGAGCGCTGCGGCGGCGACGCCAGCAAGGCCCAACAGACCCGTGAGCTGGTGGCGAAGGCGCTGGGCGGCAGCATCGCGTCCATCCGGCCGGGCTCCCCGGAAGCCGCCGAGGCCAAGAAGGTGCTTATCGCCGAGGGGCTGTGGTCGCAGTATCTCGAGGTGGGTATCGGGCCGGACCCTGAAGTGTTCACCAAGGCCCCGGTGCTGTCCTCGGTGGGGCTCGGCGCGCAGGTGGGGATTCCCTCGTTTTCCCGCTGGAACAACCCGGAACCCGAGCTGGTGCTCGTGGCCACGTCCGCGGGCTCTGTGGTGGGTGCGACTTTGGGCAACGACGTCAACCTGCGCGATGTTGAAGGCCGCAGCGCACTGCTGCTGGGCAAGGCGAAGGACAACAATGCGTCCAGTGCACTGGGTCCTTTCATCCGGCTGTTCGACGGAGGATTTACGCTGGACACTTTGCGTGACGAGGAGATCCTGCTGCGGGTGGAGGGCAGGGACGACGGCTATGTGCTGGAGGGCCGCAATTCCGTTGCCCGGATCAGCCGGCCGTTCGAGGAACTGGTGGCCGCAACCCGCGGACGCCACCACCAGTACCCGGACGGCTTTGCGCTGTACACCGGCACCCTTTTTGCCCCCACGCAGGACCGGGACGAGCCGGGGCAGGGTTTCACCCACAGAATGGGCGACACCGTGACCATCCGCAGCCGCCACCTTGGTGCGCTTGTCAACCAGGTGGGCCGGGCTGAAGATCTGCCGGAATGGTCTTTCGGGCTTCGGCAACTGTTCGAATACCTGCATCAGCAGCGCCTGCTGGCCGGTGCCGGCGCGGCGCGCTAA
- a CDS encoding aldehyde dehydrogenase (NADP(+)), whose protein sequence is MTTSAAGLRASVDAAHAAFEKARTADPSTRAGWLDAVAAGLEKDADVLVALAAKETHLAEARLRGELKRSTFQLGLFADEIRNGEHFDATIDHADQEWGMGPRPDLRRYNVPLGVVGVFGASNFPFAFSVMGGDSASALAAGCAVVHKAHDGHLQLALRTAETVVAALDAAGAPSGLFSLVTGRAAAEALVDHPLVKAIGFTGSTAGGRALFNRAAARPEPIPFFGELGGINAVFVTGKAWNARAGEIIGGYANSFTLGMGQFCTKPGLLFVPRGHSDAVRTRLEQALAGFTPAPLLSERLHEGFTGAVRGLRATKGVDVLVEGDFAECPAPTVLRTSAAAVREDPSILRQEMFGPASLMVEYGDESELPALAGLLEGQLTTTLQAEADDDVADLAERLTDISGRVLWNGWPTGVTVSYAQHHGGPYPATSSNTTSVGTAAIRRFLRPVAYQSFPVERLPEPLQDANPWRVPQRVDGEWRRPGTDSGTRAGEVK, encoded by the coding sequence ATGACCACCAGTGCCGCTGGGCTGCGGGCCTCCGTCGACGCAGCGCACGCCGCCTTCGAGAAGGCGCGGACCGCGGATCCCTCCACCCGCGCGGGTTGGCTCGATGCCGTCGCGGCCGGGCTGGAAAAGGACGCCGATGTGCTCGTGGCCCTCGCAGCGAAGGAAACGCACCTCGCCGAGGCGCGGCTCCGCGGCGAGCTGAAGCGCAGCACCTTCCAGCTGGGCCTCTTCGCCGACGAGATCCGTAACGGCGAGCACTTTGACGCCACCATTGACCACGCCGACCAGGAATGGGGCATGGGCCCGCGGCCGGACCTGCGCCGCTATAACGTGCCACTCGGCGTCGTGGGCGTTTTCGGCGCCTCCAACTTCCCCTTTGCCTTCAGCGTGATGGGCGGGGACAGCGCCTCGGCGCTTGCCGCCGGGTGCGCCGTGGTGCACAAGGCGCACGACGGCCACCTGCAGCTTGCGCTGCGCACCGCGGAGACAGTGGTGGCCGCCCTCGATGCCGCCGGGGCGCCGTCGGGCCTCTTCTCCCTGGTCACCGGGCGGGCCGCCGCCGAGGCACTCGTTGACCACCCCCTGGTCAAAGCCATCGGCTTTACCGGCTCGACGGCGGGCGGCCGCGCTTTGTTCAACCGTGCCGCCGCCCGGCCCGAACCCATTCCGTTCTTCGGCGAACTTGGGGGCATCAACGCCGTCTTTGTCACCGGCAAGGCCTGGAATGCCCGTGCCGGCGAGATCATCGGCGGGTACGCCAACTCCTTCACCCTGGGAATGGGCCAGTTCTGCACCAAGCCGGGGCTGCTGTTCGTTCCCCGCGGGCACTCGGATGCAGTCCGGACCCGCCTGGAGCAGGCGCTGGCAGGATTCACTCCGGCACCACTGCTCAGTGAGCGCCTGCACGAGGGCTTCACCGGTGCCGTGCGCGGCCTGCGCGCCACGAAGGGTGTGGACGTGCTGGTGGAGGGCGATTTCGCGGAGTGCCCGGCGCCTACCGTGCTGCGCACCTCGGCGGCCGCGGTCCGCGAGGATCCGTCCATCCTGCGGCAGGAGATGTTCGGGCCGGCCAGCCTCATGGTGGAGTACGGGGACGAGTCAGAACTTCCGGCCCTGGCGGGCCTCCTGGAGGGGCAGCTCACCACAACCCTGCAGGCGGAAGCGGACGACGACGTCGCGGACCTGGCCGAACGGCTCACCGACATCAGTGGCCGGGTCCTGTGGAACGGCTGGCCCACGGGCGTCACCGTCAGTTACGCCCAGCACCACGGCGGGCCCTACCCTGCCACCTCGTCCAACACCACCTCGGTGGGGACGGCCGCCATCCGGCGTTTCCTGCGCCCTGTTGCCTACCAGTCCTTTCCCGTGGAGCGGCTGCCCGAGCCCTTGCAGGACGCCAACCCCTGGCGGGTGCCGCAGCGCGTCGACGGCGAATGGCGGCGGCCGGGGACTGACTCCGGAACGCGGGCCGGTGAGGTGAAGTGA
- a CDS encoding enolase C-terminal domain-like protein: MPSITSIRTQDVRFPTSLELDGSDAVNVDPDYSAAYVVIRTDAGDEGHGFVFSCGRGNEVITHAIDAYATLLQGRDIGELIYDLGGASRRLIHDSQLRWLGPEKGVTQMAAGALISALWDIRARRENKPLWLLLSEMPAEEVVDVVDFTHIRDALNPQQALDILRAGEDGKAARITELKADGYPAYTTSPGWLGYSDEKLVRLSKQAAADGFSMIKLKVGGDINDDRRRMALAREAVGGLPIAIDANQRWEVSEAIEWVNQLAQFNPYWIEEPTSTDDILGHAEIRKGVSPVRVATGEAVASRIVFKQLLQAGAIDVLQLDSTRVGGVNENIANLLLAAKFGVPVCPHAGGVGLCELVQHFSFFDYAAITGSQDGRMIEYVDHLHEHFAEPVRIINGRYGAPQLPGTGAEMLAASRARWEFPAGAGWVEVGGRAAVTGAQLAQAGGAR, translated from the coding sequence ATGCCTTCCATTACTTCCATCCGCACCCAGGACGTCCGTTTCCCCACGTCCCTGGAACTTGATGGCTCAGACGCGGTCAACGTGGACCCCGACTACTCCGCCGCCTACGTGGTGATCCGCACTGACGCGGGTGACGAAGGCCACGGGTTTGTGTTCAGCTGCGGCCGCGGCAACGAGGTCATCACCCACGCCATCGATGCCTATGCCACGCTCCTGCAGGGCCGTGACATAGGCGAGCTGATCTACGACCTCGGCGGTGCGTCCAGACGGCTCATCCACGATTCACAGCTGCGCTGGCTCGGGCCGGAGAAGGGCGTCACCCAGATGGCGGCCGGTGCCCTGATCAGTGCGCTCTGGGACATCCGGGCCCGGCGGGAAAACAAGCCGCTGTGGCTCCTGCTCAGCGAGATGCCGGCCGAAGAGGTTGTGGACGTGGTCGATTTCACCCATATCCGCGACGCCCTCAACCCGCAGCAGGCACTGGACATCCTGCGGGCGGGCGAAGACGGCAAGGCGGCGCGCATCACCGAACTCAAGGCGGACGGCTACCCGGCCTACACCACCTCACCCGGCTGGCTGGGCTACAGCGACGAAAAGCTGGTCCGGCTCAGCAAGCAGGCCGCCGCTGACGGCTTTTCCATGATCAAGCTCAAGGTGGGCGGGGACATCAACGATGACCGCCGCCGGATGGCCCTGGCCCGGGAAGCCGTGGGCGGGCTTCCCATCGCCATTGACGCGAACCAGCGGTGGGAGGTGTCCGAGGCGATCGAATGGGTAAACCAGCTGGCCCAGTTCAACCCGTACTGGATTGAAGAACCCACCAGCACTGACGACATCCTGGGCCATGCCGAAATCCGCAAGGGCGTCTCCCCGGTCCGGGTGGCCACCGGTGAGGCAGTCGCCAGCCGGATCGTCTTCAAGCAACTGCTGCAGGCCGGCGCCATTGACGTTCTGCAGCTGGATTCCACCCGGGTAGGCGGTGTCAACGAGAACATCGCCAACCTGCTGCTCGCCGCCAAGTTCGGCGTCCCGGTCTGCCCGCATGCCGGCGGAGTGGGCCTCTGCGAACTGGTGCAGCACTTCTCCTTCTTCGACTACGCCGCCATCACCGGCAGCCAGGACGGCCGGATGATTGAATACGTGGACCACCTGCACGAGCATTTCGCCGAGCCCGTCCGCATCATCAACGGCCGCTACGGTGCCCCGCAGCTGCCCGGAACCGGCGCCGAGATGCTGGCCGCCTCCCGGGCCCGGTGGGAATTCCCGGCCGGAGCAGGCTGGGTGGAAGTAGGCGGCCGCGCCGCAGTCACCGGAGCCCAACTGGCACAGGCGGGTGGGGCTCGATGA
- a CDS encoding GntR family transcriptional regulator translates to MPPRQSSDPARSKAAVMDVYAAMRASILNGEIEPGTRINIDAVSRSMGVSQTPVREVLQRLEGDNLVVYTPGRGYSTTPLLGLDELRSLFEFRLLVEPWAARAAAVDRLANPARSLEKELSAFQGVIQAGGDLRQDLVAHDTRFHDTILAAAGNPVVRHAFAQTHCHLHTFRLYPADVDGASTMAEHSAVREAIQACRPEEAEAAMALHIRNSFTRFAQAFEGAVDLEPLEEGGPPRTRIV, encoded by the coding sequence GTGCCACCACGTCAATCGTCCGATCCCGCCCGCTCCAAGGCGGCTGTGATGGACGTCTATGCGGCCATGCGGGCCTCGATCCTCAACGGTGAGATCGAGCCCGGCACGCGAATCAACATCGACGCCGTCTCGCGCAGCATGGGCGTTTCCCAAACTCCTGTCCGGGAAGTGCTGCAGCGGCTGGAGGGCGACAATCTGGTGGTCTACACGCCTGGGCGGGGATACAGCACCACTCCCCTGCTGGGCCTGGATGAACTGCGCTCCCTTTTCGAATTCCGGCTGCTGGTTGAACCGTGGGCAGCCCGGGCCGCGGCGGTGGACCGGCTCGCCAATCCTGCCCGCTCACTGGAGAAGGAACTGTCGGCTTTCCAGGGCGTCATCCAGGCCGGCGGGGACCTGCGGCAGGACCTGGTGGCCCACGACACCCGCTTCCACGACACCATCCTGGCTGCAGCAGGAAATCCCGTAGTGCGCCACGCCTTCGCCCAGACGCACTGCCACCTGCACACCTTCCGCCTCTACCCCGCGGACGTCGACGGCGCGAGCACCATGGCCGAGCACTCGGCAGTACGGGAGGCCATCCAGGCCTGCCGGCCGGAGGAAGCGGAGGCGGCGATGGCCCTGCACATCAGGAATTCGTTTACGCGCTTCGCACAGGCATTCGAGGGAGCAGTGGATCTGGAACCCCTTGAGGAAGGCGGTCCCCCCAGGACCCGCATCGTCTAG